In Georgenia soli, a genomic segment contains:
- the prfA gene encoding peptide chain release factor 1, translating into MSEDLTAVEPLLAEHAEIERALADPSVHADAGRARTLGRRYAELGRIVHAYRAWQAAEGDLTAGRELAEADEAFAEELPALEATRDGAAEELRRVLVPTDPDDARDVILEVKAGEGGEESALFAGDLLRMYLRYAERQGWSAQILGATESDLGGYKDVSVAIKAKGVPQDPSDGVWAHLKYEGGVHRVQRVPVTESQGRIHTSAAGVLVLPEVDDPGEVEIDQNDLRIDVYRSSGPGGQSVNTTDSAVRITHVPTGIVVSMQNEKSQLQNREQAMRVLRARLLAARQEEAEAAASEQRRSQVRTVDRSERIRTYNFPENRIADHRTGYKAYNLDHVLDGDLGPVIASAVEMDEAARLAAAAAGRG; encoded by the coding sequence CCGCTGCTGGCCGAGCACGCCGAGATCGAGCGCGCGCTGGCCGACCCGTCCGTCCACGCCGACGCCGGCCGCGCGAGGACGCTCGGGCGCCGCTACGCCGAGCTCGGGCGCATCGTCCACGCCTACCGTGCGTGGCAGGCCGCGGAGGGCGACCTGACCGCCGGGCGCGAGCTCGCCGAGGCCGACGAGGCGTTCGCCGAGGAGCTCCCCGCGCTCGAGGCCACGCGCGACGGGGCCGCCGAGGAGCTGCGCCGGGTCCTCGTCCCCACCGACCCGGACGACGCCCGCGACGTCATCCTCGAGGTCAAGGCCGGCGAGGGCGGGGAGGAGTCCGCGCTGTTCGCCGGGGACCTGCTGCGCATGTATCTGCGCTACGCCGAGCGGCAGGGCTGGTCGGCCCAGATCCTCGGTGCCACCGAGTCCGACCTCGGCGGCTACAAGGACGTCTCCGTGGCCATCAAGGCCAAGGGCGTCCCGCAGGACCCCTCCGACGGCGTGTGGGCGCACCTGAAGTACGAGGGCGGCGTGCACCGCGTGCAGCGCGTGCCCGTCACCGAGTCCCAGGGGCGTATCCACACCTCCGCCGCGGGCGTGCTCGTCCTGCCCGAGGTCGACGACCCGGGCGAGGTGGAGATCGACCAGAACGACCTGCGCATCGACGTCTACCGCTCCTCCGGTCCCGGCGGCCAGTCCGTGAACACCACCGACTCCGCCGTGCGCATCACCCACGTGCCCACGGGCATCGTGGTGTCGATGCAGAACGAGAAGTCGCAGCTGCAGAACCGTGAGCAGGCGATGCGCGTGCTGCGCGCCCGGCTCCTCGCCGCCCGGCAGGAGGAGGCGGAGGCCGCCGCCTCCGAGCAGCGCCGCTCCCAGGTCCGCACCGTGGACCGCTCCGAGCGGATCCGCACCTACAACTTCCCCGAGAACCGCATCGCCGACCACCGCACCGGGTACAAGGCCTACAACCTCGACCACGTGCTCGACGGCGACCTCGGGCCGGTCATCGCCTCCGCCGTCGAGATGGACGAGGCCGCCCGGCTCGCGGCCGCGGCCGCGGGCCGCGGATGA
- the prmC gene encoding peptide chain release factor N(5)-glutamine methyltransferase produces the protein MTAVPGDGGTVAPPPAGARPAPGRGVPTWRQAVAGASRVLAEAGVPSPAVDARLLAEHLLGGPLVLAPPVEADLLSRYADLVRRRSLRVPLQHLTGRMAFRHLVLESAPGAFVVRPETEVVAGAAIEAARAVGGRAPVVVDLCTGSGAIALAVATEVPGAQVHAVELSAEAVAVARRNVDALAPDVRLHAGDAATALPELDGTVDVVVSNPPYIPPDQVPVDVEVREHDPDLALYGGGPDGLDVPRAVVASAARLLRSGGLLVMEHAEVQSEAVRALVVAAGFTDVVTGTDLTGRDRYVRARRP, from the coding sequence ATGACCGCCGTTCCCGGCGACGGCGGGACGGTCGCCCCGCCGCCCGCCGGTGCGCGCCCCGCCCCCGGCCGTGGCGTCCCGACCTGGCGGCAGGCCGTGGCCGGGGCGAGCCGGGTGCTCGCCGAGGCCGGCGTGCCGTCCCCGGCCGTCGACGCCCGGCTGCTCGCCGAGCACCTCCTGGGCGGCCCCCTGGTCCTCGCGCCCCCGGTCGAGGCGGATCTCCTCTCCCGCTACGCGGACCTCGTCCGACGACGCAGCCTCCGGGTGCCGCTCCAGCACCTGACCGGCCGGATGGCCTTCCGCCACCTCGTGCTGGAGTCCGCGCCCGGCGCGTTCGTCGTGCGCCCCGAGACCGAGGTCGTCGCCGGGGCGGCCATCGAGGCGGCACGAGCAGTGGGCGGCCGTGCCCCCGTGGTCGTGGACCTGTGCACCGGTTCCGGGGCGATCGCGCTCGCCGTGGCCACCGAGGTCCCCGGCGCGCAGGTGCATGCCGTGGAGCTCTCGGCCGAGGCGGTCGCGGTCGCCCGCCGCAACGTCGACGCCCTCGCGCCGGACGTCCGTCTCCACGCCGGCGACGCGGCCACGGCCCTGCCCGAGCTGGACGGCACGGTCGACGTCGTCGTCTCCAACCCGCCCTACATCCCGCCGGACCAGGTGCCCGTCGACGTCGAGGTGCGCGAGCACGACCCGGACCTCGCCCTCTACGGCGGCGGGCCCGACGGGCTCGACGTGCCGCGCGCCGTCGTCGCCTCCGCGGCGCGGCTGCTGCGGTCCGGCGGTCTCCTCGTGATGGAGCACGCGGAGGTCCAGTCCGAGGCCGTCCGTGCCCTGGTCGTGGCCGCGGGGTTCACCGACGTCGTCACCGGGACGGACCTCACGGGTCGCGACCGGTACGTCCGGGCCCGGCGGCCCTGA
- a CDS encoding VanZ family protein: MSPTARRRTRHLVLAAAVLVQLVVLYVPRVPDVGAVGVPGADKVVHAAVFAAVTLAALRAGLPTVPVLVLVTAHAPLSEVLQHQVLPGRSGDPADVVADLVGVALGAAAAWWLTARAARPAAVRAAGPGRTGRDP, from the coding sequence ATGAGCCCCACCGCCCGCCGACGCACCCGCCATCTCGTCCTCGCCGCCGCGGTCCTCGTCCAGCTCGTGGTGCTCTACGTCCCGCGGGTGCCCGACGTCGGCGCGGTCGGCGTCCCCGGCGCGGACAAGGTCGTTCACGCGGCGGTGTTCGCCGCCGTGACCCTCGCCGCGCTCCGGGCGGGCCTGCCCACCGTTCCCGTCCTGGTCCTCGTGACCGCGCACGCCCCGCTGAGCGAGGTGCTCCAGCACCAGGTGCTGCCCGGCCGGAGCGGGGACCCTGCCGACGTCGTCGCGGACCTGGTCGGGGTGGCCCTCGGCGCGGCGGCCGCGTGGTGGCTCACGGCCCGCGCCGCGCGCCCGGCCGCCGTCAGGGCCGCCGGGCCCGGACGTACCGGTCGCGACCCGTGA
- a CDS encoding L-threonylcarbamoyladenylate synthase has product MSVYDCQDPEGRSAGLDEAVNALGRGALAVIPTDTVYGIAADAFDPRAVAALLAAKGRGRQQPPPVLVGNVGTLDGLATEVPDVVRDLVAAFWPGPLTIICLAQPSLAWDLGDTDGTVALRMPADETALALLRRTGPLAVSSANLTGQPSATTAAQALGYFGDDVAVYLDAGRAGGGVASTIVDATAERLTILRQGALSREELAAVAPELADDGDAAGSDPPGEEPASDGSTATDGSTATGPGEGDAPQ; this is encoded by the coding sequence GTGAGTGTGTACGACTGCCAGGACCCGGAGGGTCGCAGCGCGGGGCTCGACGAGGCCGTCAATGCCCTGGGCCGCGGCGCGCTCGCCGTGATCCCCACCGACACCGTGTACGGCATCGCCGCGGACGCGTTCGACCCGCGGGCGGTCGCCGCCCTGCTCGCAGCCAAGGGCCGCGGCCGGCAGCAGCCCCCGCCCGTGCTGGTGGGCAACGTGGGCACCCTCGACGGGCTCGCCACCGAGGTGCCGGACGTGGTCCGGGACCTCGTCGCGGCGTTCTGGCCCGGGCCCCTGACGATCATCTGCCTCGCCCAGCCCTCCCTCGCCTGGGACCTCGGCGACACCGACGGCACGGTCGCGCTGCGGATGCCCGCCGACGAGACGGCCCTGGCCCTCCTGCGCCGGACCGGCCCGCTGGCCGTCTCCAGCGCCAACCTGACCGGGCAGCCGTCCGCGACCACGGCGGCGCAGGCGCTCGGCTACTTCGGTGACGACGTCGCCGTCTACCTCGACGCCGGACGCGCCGGCGGCGGGGTCGCCTCCACCATCGTCGACGCGACGGCGGAGCGGCTCACGATCCTGCGCCAGGGAGCCCTCAGCCGGGAGGAGCTCGCCGCCGTCGCGCCGGAGCTGGCCGACGACGGCGACGCCGCCGGCTCCGACCCGCCCGGTGAGGAGCCCGCGTCCGACGGCTCCACCGCGACCGACGGCTCCACCGCGACCGGCCCCGGGGAGGGTGACGCCCCCCAGTGA
- a CDS encoding MraY family glycosyltransferase, with product MRVYLLVLLTAAAITFLATPLVRRVALATRALTPVRARDVHTVPTPRLGGVAMLVGLASALVVGSQVPFLHEVFFETSGMWAILGGATLVCLLGVADDVWDLDWMTKLVGQVLAAGFMAWQGVQLITFPIFGLTIGSSRLSLFATILVVVVAINAVNFVDGLDGLAAGMIAIGGGAFFVYTYLLTRDASPGNYANLATAVIAAVVGVCLGFLPHNFNPAKIFMGDSGAMLLGLTVAAAAIVVTGQIDPATVSSTQVLPAYVPILLPVAVLLLPLLDMTLAVFRRVRAGHSPFHPDRMHLHHRLLDLGHSHRRAVLILYMWTAVVSFSAVALAVYSPTQVAVGTAGAVAVAVAVTATQLPGLRGRSRRAAVPDAPVANAPAPDAREPEQRPAPPATPTAPSPAAAGRPAGETPPTAPTWRRTRPAPTADPAGAVPAAAPPTTTPPGTAVPVRTEEESRG from the coding sequence GTGAGGGTCTACCTGCTCGTCCTGCTGACGGCGGCGGCGATCACGTTCCTCGCCACGCCGCTGGTCCGGCGCGTCGCGCTCGCGACCCGGGCACTGACCCCCGTGCGGGCACGAGACGTGCACACCGTCCCCACGCCCCGCCTCGGGGGCGTGGCCATGCTCGTCGGGCTCGCCTCCGCGCTCGTCGTCGGATCCCAGGTGCCCTTCCTGCACGAGGTGTTCTTCGAGACCTCGGGCATGTGGGCGATCCTCGGCGGCGCGACGCTGGTGTGCCTGCTCGGCGTGGCGGACGACGTGTGGGACCTGGACTGGATGACGAAGCTCGTCGGCCAGGTGCTCGCCGCGGGCTTCATGGCCTGGCAGGGCGTCCAGCTCATCACCTTCCCGATCTTCGGCCTCACGATCGGCTCGTCGCGGCTCTCGCTCTTCGCCACGATCCTCGTGGTCGTCGTCGCCATCAACGCCGTCAACTTCGTCGACGGTCTCGACGGCCTCGCCGCGGGCATGATCGCCATCGGCGGGGGAGCGTTCTTCGTCTACACCTACCTGCTCACCCGCGACGCCTCGCCGGGCAACTACGCCAACCTCGCCACGGCCGTGATCGCCGCCGTGGTGGGGGTGTGCCTCGGGTTCCTGCCCCACAACTTCAACCCGGCGAAGATCTTCATGGGCGACTCCGGCGCGATGCTGCTCGGGCTGACGGTCGCCGCGGCCGCGATCGTGGTGACCGGCCAGATCGACCCGGCCACCGTGAGCAGCACGCAGGTGCTGCCCGCCTACGTGCCGATCCTGCTGCCGGTGGCCGTGCTGCTGCTGCCGCTGCTGGACATGACGCTCGCCGTCTTCCGGCGCGTGCGCGCGGGCCACTCGCCGTTCCACCCCGACCGGATGCACCTGCACCACCGGCTGCTCGACCTCGGGCACAGTCACCGCCGCGCGGTGCTGATCCTGTACATGTGGACCGCCGTCGTCTCCTTCAGCGCCGTGGCCCTCGCCGTCTACAGCCCCACCCAGGTGGCCGTGGGCACCGCCGGCGCCGTCGCCGTGGCCGTCGCCGTGACGGCCACGCAGCTGCCCGGGCTGCGCGGGCGCTCCCGGCGTGCGGCCGTGCCGGACGCCCCCGTGGCGAACGCCCCCGCGCCGGACGCGCGCGAGCCGGAGCAGCGGCCCGCGCCGCCGGCGACGCCGACAGCCCCGAGCCCGGCCGCGGCCGGGCGCCCGGCGGGGGAGACGCCACCGACGGCGCCCACCTGGCGCAGGACCCGCCCGGCGCCCACGGCGGACCCCGCGGGCGCCGTCCCGGCGGCCGCCCCGCCCACGACCACCCCGCCCGGGACAGCCGTCCCGGTGCGCACCGAGGAGGAGTCCCGAGGATGA
- the atpB gene encoding F0F1 ATP synthase subunit A, producing MLTSSTSAVVLAAEGGSGFHGPSLADFFPPAVLFEGTIFEFNRITLVRLIATAMLILFFWLATRKLRLVPGRAQSMGEMAVDFVRKGIAEESLGRELGRKYTPILVVIFFGVLFMNITGILPFLNIAGSSVVGLPLVFALLAYVTFIVAGIKAQGGGHFFKSQLFPPGVPWPIYIILTPIEFLSTFIIRPATLTVRLLANMLAGHLLLVLCFGATQYLFFEASGAGMTIAGVGTLAAGFAFTLFEIFVSVLQAYVFTVLTAVYIQLSVESH from the coding sequence ATGCTGACTTCCAGCACCTCCGCCGTCGTGCTCGCCGCCGAGGGGGGAAGCGGCTTCCACGGCCCGAGCCTCGCGGACTTCTTCCCGCCGGCCGTCCTCTTCGAGGGGACGATCTTCGAGTTCAACCGGATCACGCTGGTGCGGCTCATCGCCACCGCGATGCTCATCCTCTTCTTCTGGCTCGCCACGCGGAAGCTCCGGCTCGTCCCGGGCCGCGCGCAGTCGATGGGGGAGATGGCGGTCGACTTCGTGCGCAAGGGCATCGCCGAGGAGTCGCTCGGCCGTGAGCTCGGCCGCAAGTACACCCCCATCCTCGTGGTGATCTTCTTCGGCGTCCTGTTCATGAACATCACGGGCATCCTGCCGTTCCTGAACATCGCAGGATCGTCCGTCGTCGGCCTGCCGCTGGTGTTCGCGCTGCTCGCCTACGTCACGTTCATCGTGGCGGGCATCAAGGCCCAGGGCGGCGGGCACTTCTTCAAGAGCCAGCTCTTCCCGCCCGGCGTGCCGTGGCCGATCTACATCATCCTGACGCCGATCGAGTTCCTCTCGACCTTCATCATCCGGCCCGCCACGCTCACCGTCCGTCTCCTCGCGAACATGCTCGCCGGGCACCTGCTGCTGGTGCTCTGCTTCGGGGCGACGCAGTACCTCTTCTTCGAGGCGAGCGGCGCCGGCATGACGATCGCCGGCGTCGGCACCCTCGCCGCGGGCTTCGCCTTCACCCTGTTCGAGATCTTCGTCTCGGTGCTGCAGGCCTACGTCTTCACCGTGCTCACCGCGGTGTACATCCAGCTGTCCGTCGAGTCCCACTAG
- the atpE gene encoding ATP synthase F0 subunit C, which produces MDITGDIATIGYGLATIGPGIGMGILVGKTQEAVARQPELAGPLRINMFIGMALVEALGLIGLAAGFVF; this is translated from the coding sequence ATGGACATCACCGGAGACATCGCGACCATCGGCTACGGCCTCGCCACCATCGGCCCCGGCATCGGCATGGGCATCCTGGTCGGCAAGACCCAGGAGGCCGTGGCGCGCCAGCCCGAGCTGGCCGGTCCGCTGCGCATCAACATGTTCATCGGTATGGCCCTGGTCGAGGCCCTCGGTCTGATCGGCCTCGCCGCAGGCTTCGTGTTCTGA
- a CDS encoding F0F1 ATP synthase subunit B, translating to MQATALTLAADPNQNPLLPASYDIIWSLVCLAIIGFFLVKYAVPRITAMLDERAEKIETGLQQAERAQQAAADAEERIAAELAQARRDAAEVREQAQVEAKAIVGEARGKAQAEADRITENAARQIEADRQAAQISLRADVGMLATELASRIVGESVSDHALQSRVIDRFLDELEAQPADRATARREA from the coding sequence ATGCAGGCCACCGCCCTCACGCTGGCGGCGGATCCGAACCAGAACCCGCTGCTCCCCGCCAGCTACGACATCATCTGGTCGCTCGTCTGCCTCGCGATCATCGGCTTCTTCCTGGTGAAGTACGCCGTGCCGCGCATCACGGCGATGCTCGACGAGCGTGCGGAGAAGATCGAGACCGGTCTGCAGCAGGCGGAGCGGGCTCAGCAGGCCGCCGCCGACGCGGAGGAGCGGATCGCCGCGGAGCTCGCCCAGGCACGTCGTGACGCCGCCGAGGTGCGCGAGCAGGCGCAGGTCGAGGCCAAGGCGATCGTCGGCGAGGCGCGTGGCAAGGCGCAGGCCGAGGCCGACCGCATCACCGAGAACGCCGCACGGCAGATCGAGGCGGACCGCCAGGCCGCGCAGATCTCGCTGCGGGCCGACGTCGGCATGCTGGCCACCGAGCTGGCCTCGCGCATCGTCGGTGAGTCGGTCAGCGACCACGCCCTGCAGTCCCGTGTCATCGACCGGTTCCTCGACGAGCTCGAGGCGCAGCCGGCCGACCGGGCCACGGCTCGACGGGAGGCGTGA
- a CDS encoding F0F1 ATP synthase subunit delta: MRASSQAALDRARERWEPVLRQAGERARTLGEQLFGVVDVLDASVALRRALTEPSRDGEDKAGLTRDVFTGKVDAEAVDLLSGLVRERWSEPRDLVDAVEILAADSILAGAEQAGRLEQVEAETYRLERILADQRELRLALTDRETGAERRGELMSRVLAGKVTPETAALAVRAAAQPRDHTLPALLRSVADQAAARRERLVASVTSAVPLSGAQIERLTRILERQHGRAVQVHVALDPDVVGGLRIQVGDDVVDATLASRLADARRRLAG, from the coding sequence ATGCGGGCGAGCAGCCAGGCGGCCCTCGACCGGGCACGGGAGCGGTGGGAGCCGGTCCTGCGCCAGGCGGGCGAGCGTGCGCGCACGCTCGGCGAGCAGCTCTTCGGGGTGGTCGACGTGCTCGACGCCTCCGTGGCGCTGCGACGCGCCCTGACCGAGCCGTCCCGCGACGGCGAGGACAAGGCGGGCCTCACGCGCGACGTGTTCACCGGCAAGGTGGACGCCGAGGCGGTGGACCTGCTCTCCGGTCTCGTGCGCGAGCGCTGGTCCGAGCCGCGTGACCTCGTGGACGCCGTCGAGATCCTGGCTGCGGACTCGATCCTCGCCGGGGCGGAGCAGGCCGGACGGCTCGAGCAGGTCGAGGCCGAGACCTACCGCCTGGAGCGCATCCTCGCGGACCAGCGGGAGCTGCGGCTCGCGCTGACGGACAGGGAGACCGGGGCGGAGCGTCGCGGAGAGCTCATGTCCCGCGTGCTGGCCGGCAAGGTCACCCCCGAGACCGCCGCCCTGGCCGTGCGGGCCGCCGCACAGCCGCGCGACCACACGCTCCCGGCGCTGCTGCGCTCGGTGGCGGACCAGGCGGCCGCTCGCCGCGAGCGGCTCGTCGCCTCGGTCACCTCTGCGGTCCCGCTCTCCGGGGCCCAGATCGAGCGGCTGACCCGGATCCTCGAACGACAGCACGGCCGCGCCGTGCAGGTGCACGTGGCTCTCGACCCGGACGTGGTCGGCGGGCTGCGCATCCAGGTCGGCGACGACGTCGTCGACGCAACCCTGGCCTCCCGCCTCGCTGACGCGCGGCGCCGGCTCGCGGGCTGA
- the atpA gene encoding F0F1 ATP synthase subunit alpha gives MAELTIRPEEIRAALDSFVSSYEPTQAVSEEVGHVTLAGDGIAQVEGLPGAMANELLRFQDGTLGLAMNLDVREIGVVILGDFTGIEEGQEVRRTGEVLSVPVGEGYLGRVVDPLGQPLDGLGEIQGVEGRRALELQAPGVMARKSVHEPLQTGLKAIDSMIPIGRGQRQLLIGDRQTGKTALALDTILNQKANWESGDPTKQVRCIYVAVGQKGSTIASVRGTLERAGALEYTTIVAAPASDPAGFKYIAPYTGSAIGQHWMYQGKHVLIVFDDLSKQAEAYRAVSLLLRRPPGREAYPGDVFYLHSRLLERCAKLSDELGAGSMTGLPLIETKANDVSAYIPTNVISITDGQIFLQSDLFNANQRPAVDVGISVSRVGGDAQIKAMKKVSGTLKITLAQYRSMAAFAMFASDLDPTTRQQLTRGERLMELLKQPQYTPYPVEDQVASIWAGTNGYLDDVDVQDVARFESELLDHLRRHTSVLSTIAETGKLEPDTEDALRAGVEEFRKGFLDAEGNPLGAEPDVDVDEVEAERSQEQIVSTKRG, from the coding sequence ATGGCTGAGCTGACGATCCGGCCCGAGGAGATCCGGGCTGCGCTGGACAGCTTCGTGAGTTCCTACGAACCCACCCAGGCGGTGAGCGAAGAGGTCGGGCACGTCACGCTGGCGGGCGACGGCATCGCGCAGGTCGAGGGTCTGCCCGGCGCGATGGCCAACGAGCTGCTGCGCTTCCAGGACGGCACGCTCGGCCTGGCGATGAACCTCGACGTGCGCGAGATCGGCGTCGTCATCCTCGGTGACTTCACCGGCATCGAGGAGGGCCAGGAGGTGCGCCGCACCGGCGAGGTCCTGTCCGTGCCGGTCGGCGAGGGCTACCTCGGCCGCGTCGTCGACCCCCTCGGCCAGCCGCTCGACGGCCTCGGCGAGATCCAGGGCGTCGAGGGCCGCCGCGCGCTGGAGCTGCAGGCTCCCGGCGTCATGGCGCGCAAGTCGGTGCACGAGCCGCTGCAGACCGGCCTGAAGGCGATCGACTCGATGATCCCGATCGGTCGCGGACAGCGTCAGCTCCTCATCGGCGACCGCCAGACCGGCAAGACCGCGCTGGCGCTCGACACGATCCTGAACCAGAAGGCGAACTGGGAGTCCGGCGACCCGACCAAGCAGGTGCGCTGCATCTACGTCGCCGTCGGCCAGAAGGGCTCCACGATCGCGTCCGTGCGCGGCACGCTCGAGCGGGCCGGCGCGCTGGAGTACACCACGATCGTCGCCGCCCCGGCGTCCGACCCGGCCGGCTTCAAGTACATCGCCCCCTACACCGGCTCGGCCATCGGCCAGCACTGGATGTACCAGGGCAAGCACGTCCTCATCGTCTTCGACGACCTGTCCAAGCAGGCCGAGGCCTACCGCGCCGTGTCGCTGCTGCTGCGCCGCCCGCCGGGCCGCGAGGCCTACCCGGGCGACGTCTTCTACCTGCACTCCCGCCTGCTCGAGCGCTGCGCGAAGCTCTCGGACGAGCTCGGCGCAGGCTCGATGACCGGTCTGCCGCTCATCGAGACCAAGGCGAACGACGTGTCGGCCTACATCCCGACCAACGTCATCTCCATCACCGACGGGCAGATCTTCCTCCAGTCGGACCTCTTCAACGCCAACCAGCGCCCCGCCGTCGACGTCGGTATCTCCGTCTCGCGCGTCGGTGGTGACGCCCAGATCAAGGCGATGAAGAAGGTCTCCGGCACGCTGAAGATCACCCTGGCGCAGTACCGGTCCATGGCGGCGTTCGCGATGTTCGCCTCCGACCTGGACCCGACGACGCGCCAGCAGCTCACCCGGGGCGAGCGGCTCATGGAGCTGCTCAAGCAGCCGCAGTACACCCCGTACCCGGTGGAGGACCAGGTCGCCTCGATCTGGGCCGGCACCAACGGCTACCTCGACGACGTCGACGTCCAGGACGTCGCCCGCTTCGAGTCCGAGCTGCTCGACCACCTGCGTCGCCACACCTCCGTGCTGTCCACCATCGCCGAGACCGGCAAGCTCGAGCCCGACACCGAGGACGCGCTGCGCGCCGGTGTCGAGGAGTTCCGCAAGGGCTTCCTCGACGCCGAGGGCAACCCCCTCGGTGCCGAGCCCGACGTGGACGTGGACGAGGTCGAGGCGGAGCGTTCGCAGGAGCAGATCGTCAGCACGAAGCGAGGCTGA
- a CDS encoding F0F1 ATP synthase subunit gamma, which produces MAGEQRVYKQKIRATQTLKKMFRAMELIAASRIGKARKAAQGADPYTRALIRAVSAVAAHANLDHPLISGRDDTPRVAVLVVTSDRGMAGAYSATVLRATERLLEELEEQGKKPVLFVSGRRGEGYFRFRGREVVRSWTGGSDAPTAERAGEIADTLLSAFLAPEEEGGVSEVHVVFTRFVSMVSQVPEVRRMLPLEVVEGVTPPGQEPLPLYEFEPSADEVLDALLPMYVRRRIHSELLMAAASELAARQQAMHTATDNAEDLIRDYTRLANTARQADITSEITEIVSGADALASSR; this is translated from the coding sequence GTGGCTGGCGAGCAGAGGGTCTACAAGCAGAAGATCAGGGCCACCCAGACCCTGAAGAAGATGTTCCGGGCCATGGAGCTCATCGCGGCCTCGCGCATCGGCAAGGCGCGCAAGGCCGCCCAGGGGGCCGACCCGTACACGCGTGCGCTGATCCGGGCGGTCTCCGCCGTCGCGGCGCACGCCAACCTGGACCACCCGCTGATCTCCGGACGCGACGACACCCCGCGTGTCGCGGTCCTGGTGGTGACGTCGGACCGCGGCATGGCCGGGGCCTACTCGGCCACGGTCCTGCGCGCCACCGAGCGCCTCCTCGAGGAGCTCGAGGAGCAGGGCAAGAAGCCGGTGCTGTTCGTCAGCGGCCGCCGCGGCGAGGGGTACTTCCGCTTCCGTGGGCGCGAGGTCGTGCGCTCGTGGACGGGCGGCTCCGACGCCCCGACGGCGGAGCGGGCCGGCGAGATCGCCGACACCCTGCTGAGCGCGTTCCTCGCTCCGGAGGAGGAGGGCGGCGTCAGCGAGGTGCACGTGGTGTTCACCCGCTTCGTCTCGATGGTGTCGCAGGTGCCGGAGGTGCGTCGCATGCTGCCTCTCGAGGTGGTCGAGGGCGTCACGCCCCCCGGGCAGGAGCCGCTGCCGCTGTACGAGTTCGAGCCGAGCGCGGACGAGGTGCTCGACGCGCTGCTGCCGATGTACGTGCGCCGGCGCATCCACTCCGAGCTCCTCATGGCGGCCGCCTCCGAGCTGGCCGCGCGCCAGCAGGCGATGCACACGGCCACCGACAACGCCGAGGACCTCATCCGCGACTACACGCGGCTGGCGAACACGGCCCGTCAGGCCGACATCACGTCTGAGATCACCGAGATCGTCTCCGGTGCCGACGCGCTCGCGTCGAGCCGGTGA